From the genome of Nasonia vitripennis strain AsymCx chromosome 1, Nvit_psr_1.1, whole genome shotgun sequence, one region includes:
- the LOC103317485 gene encoding AF4/FMR2 family member 4 — protein sequence MYFDKFSCSNLGPAHNLNILANATKHSSELLYLREKAVHIKIISRTFIPDSMNIISSTLANSLPLRTAETSPLSSRAKNTAKVSPLDAASTSNSSDNQKARQSFKDPLQDDVHDKNNDSDSDISSEKENNNIASPFETEDILCEKENNNNIASPFETEDILSEKENNNIASPFETEGLFSDHEEAMEDNPQITNGISKNFHLTGKSQQYKTTDESTAEITTPSGFTSTVKNSGKVVNEEKINRSLSLLKIPENKENSQVQRRKSMSSTLSSASPLSSNSANVFGKDSKEQNANKKSNQRSKCTSTSRKEEKTEGSHTNKTRSTENIMQDNSKNSGWKPKDPNHSTIEGNEKKIKMTTEKAKTDLKEVKREHENLRKKYEATKKELKEVQKENERYKQLNFDLQTEVIEVFKEQNVIEKQLKGSTSKATDASTINADHNFAPVGYHKKSDDTYHIGHNVWLKSVQFNNIMYNSKSPRKCVGNTLISLFDLRTLLVSTATGKLSNNTLGKLKKGGANVDTKCQKLDPSKLAAVKTLYNYWLDQEYIKHPNVTEAMCFQEIASFHDHVSAEIAYLKRGTKPTKGARASKGKKRSALTDDTVAPKKKRQKDENGDAIDLERSDDQSNDQNTQVEPTEDEKNNTKDEENLNNKYNDENDETLKGQEYDSGSSTCSVRTSDLVSSEEEE from the exons ATGTACTTCGATAAATTCAGTTGCTCAAATTTAGGACCAGCACATAATTTGAACATATTAGCTAACGCCACAAAACATTCATCAGAATTATTATATCTTagagaaaaagcagtgcacattaaaattatatcacGTACTTTCATACCAGACTCTATGAACATAATATCATCAACACTGGCGAACTCATTACCATTAAGAACAGCTGAAACTAGTCCGCTAAGTTCTCGAGCAAAGAATACAGCCAAAGTTTCACCTTTGGATGCAGCTTCTACTTCAAATTCATCGGACAATCAGAAAGCAAGACAGTCTTTCAAg GATCCGCTACAGGATGATGTTCATGACAAGAATAACGACAGTGACTCAGATATCTCAAGTGAGAAAGAGAACAATAATATCGCTAGTCCATTTGAAACAGAAGATATCTTATGTGAGAAAgagaacaataataatatcgcTAGTCCATTTGAAACAGAAGATATCTTAAGTGAGAAAGAGAACAATAATATCGCTAGTCCATTTGAAACAGAAGGTTTATTTTCAGACCACGAA GAGGCAATGGAAGATAATCCGCAAATCACCAACGGAATAagcaaaaattttcatttaactGGTAAGAGTCAACAATACAAAACTACTGATGAAAGTACTGCAGAAATCACAACTCCATCAGGTTTCACGAGTACAGTAAAG AATTCTGGCAAAGTTGTtaatgaagaaaaaatcaaCCGCAGCTTATCTCTTTTGAAAATACcggaaaataaagaaaatagtCAGGTGCAACGTCGAAAGAGCATGAGCAGTACTCTTTCATCAGCTTCACCTTTATCTTCGAATTCCGCAAATGTTTTCGGGAAA GACTCGAAAGAACAAAATGCTAACAAAAAGAGTAACCAGAGGTCAAAATGTACGTCTACATCaaggaaagaagaaaaaaccgAAGGAAGTCATACCAATAAAACAAGAAGTACTGAAAATATAATGCAG GATAATTCGAAGAATAGTGGTTGGAAACCAAAAGACCCAAACCACTCAACAATTGAAggcaacgaaaaaaaaatcaaaatgacTACTGAGAAAGCAAAAACGGATTTAAAGGAAGTAAAACGTGAACACGAGAACCTACGAAAAAAATATGAAGCTACAAAGAAGGAACTGAAGGAGGTGCAAAAAGAGAATGAACGTTACAAACAGCTAAATTTTGATCTACAAACAGAAGTGATTGAAGTTTTTAAAGAGCAGAATG tTATTGAAAAGCAACTTAAAGGTTCAACATCCAAAGCTACTGATGCTTCCACCATAAATGCTGACCATAATTTTGCTCCCGTTGGTTACCACAAAAAATCCGATGATAcg TATCACATTGGACATAATGTATGGTTAAAATCAGTACAGTTTAATAATATCATGTACAACTCCAAAAGTCCCAGGAAATGCGTTGGAAATACTTTGATTAGTTTATTTGATTTACGCACTCTTCTTGTCAGTACGGCTACCGGAAAGCTAAGTAATAATACCttaggaaaattaaaaaaaggagGTGCTAACGTTGATACAAAGTGTCAGAAATTAGATCCATCAAAACTGGCTGCTGTTAAAA CACTTTACAATTATTGGTTAGATCAAGAATATATAAAACATCCGAATGTGACTGAAGCAATGTGTTTTCAAGAGATTGCATCTTTTCACGATCATGTGTCCGCTGAAATCGCTTACTTAAAGCGCGGTACAAAGCCAACAAAAG gCGCACGGGCTTCAAAAGGAAAGAAGAGATCTGCTTTAACAGATGATACTGTAGCACCGAAAAAGAAAAGGCAAAAAGATGAAAATGGAGATGCTATAGATTTAGAAAGATCAGATGATCAATCGAACGATCAAAATACACAAGTAGAACCCACAGAAGACGAAAAAAATAACACTAAAGATGAAGAAAacttgaataataaatataatgatGAAAACGATGAAACTCTTAAAGGCCAGGAATACGATAGTGGCAGCAGCACGTGTAGTGTAAGAACTTCAGATCTGGTATCgtcagaagaagaagaataa